One part of the Acidobacteriota bacterium genome encodes these proteins:
- a CDS encoding ABC transporter ATPase → MPRIEFDELPGDARVWIFSAARKLTEPEQARLLAEVDAFINQWGAHAVPLTAGRDLVYGQFLFIAVDQRAAGPSGCSIDALVRRMQELQEEIDVELVNHAPVLFRQGEAIARVPRDAFARLADAGKVGPDTTVFNNTLTSLGEVRAGRWEVPAADSWHAQAFF, encoded by the coding sequence ATGCCGCGGATCGAGTTCGACGAGTTGCCCGGTGATGCCCGCGTGTGGATTTTCTCGGCGGCGCGGAAGCTGACCGAGCCGGAACAGGCCCGCCTGCTCGCCGAGGTGGATGCCTTTATCAATCAGTGGGGGGCGCATGCAGTTCCCCTGACGGCAGGCCGTGATCTCGTGTACGGCCAGTTCCTCTTCATCGCGGTGGATCAGCGGGCCGCTGGTCCGTCGGGCTGTTCCATCGACGCCCTCGTCCGACGGATGCAGGAGCTTCAAGAGGAGATCGACGTGGAGCTGGTCAACCATGCGCCGGTGCTGTTCCGTCAGGGCGAAGCGATCGCCCGCGTGCCGCGCGACGCCTTCGCCCGCCTTGCGGACGCAGGCAAGGTTGGGCCCGATACCACCGTGTTCAACAATACGCTGACGAGTCTCGGCGAAGTGCGAGCGGGACGGTGGGAAGTCCCGGCGGCTGACTCGTGGCACGCGCAAGCCTTCTTCTAG
- a CDS encoding phospholipase, translated as MATSLPPDVAPPSAVTVHRITATTHGRFLVAPAESPGPAPILVGFHGYGEHAERHLKQLDRIPGSGGWIRVAVQALHRHYSKSRRHVVGSWMTRQDRAYAIADNIAYVNGVVRAVRRDYATAPPLVYCGFSQGVAMAYRAALRAGHPCRGVIAVAGDVPPELQTDPDADWPPVLIGRGRLDTWYTQEKLDADLSFLRRTRAQAESLVLDSGHEWTDEFRAAAGRFLAELL; from the coding sequence GTGGCCACCAGCCTTCCTCCCGATGTGGCGCCGCCGTCCGCCGTGACGGTCCACAGGATTACGGCGACGACGCACGGCCGGTTTCTCGTGGCGCCGGCCGAGAGCCCGGGCCCGGCCCCGATCCTTGTCGGTTTCCATGGTTACGGCGAGCACGCCGAACGTCACCTCAAGCAACTCGACCGCATTCCCGGCAGCGGAGGCTGGATCCGGGTCGCCGTGCAGGCGCTTCACCGGCACTACAGCAAGAGCCGCCGGCACGTCGTCGGGAGCTGGATGACACGTCAGGACCGGGCATACGCCATCGCCGACAACATCGCCTACGTTAATGGCGTCGTGCGGGCCGTTCGCAGGGATTACGCAACCGCTCCTCCACTGGTCTACTGCGGCTTCTCCCAAGGTGTCGCCATGGCGTACCGGGCCGCCCTGCGCGCCGGGCATCCGTGCCGCGGCGTGATCGCAGTGGCCGGCGACGTGCCGCCCGAGTTGCAGACCGATCCGGACGCTGACTGGCCGCCGGTCTTGATCGGACGGGGCCGTCTGGACACCTGGTACACCCAGGAGAAGCTGGACGCCGATCTGAGCTTCCTGCGCCGCACCAGGGCGCAGGCGGAGTCGCTCGTTCTCGATAGCGGCCACGAATGGACCGACGAATTCCGCGCGGCGGCTGGTCGTTTTCTGGCGGAGCTTCTGTGA
- a CDS encoding dienelactone hydrolase, with amino-acid sequence MDRRIPRGGWSFSGGASVMATPFSIPLDGSEPVSALDYAPEPEAAAALGATLILAHGAGAPQTHPFMTAFGRGLSSRGLRVVTFNFPYMERRRRYPDPGRRLEACYRAVIADVRKRQANARSRLLVGGKSMGGRIATQVVAQDTGVEASLGVDGLVLLGYPLHPPGRPDKLRDAHLPSIAAPMLFVQGSRDTFGTPDELRPVLAGCALAELFVVEGGEHSFKVRGKNAPSEAEIHSTVQDAVIEWCGRRLR; translated from the coding sequence ATGGACCGACGAATTCCGCGCGGCGGCTGGTCGTTTTCTGGCGGAGCTTCTGTGATGGCGACACCCTTCAGTATTCCTCTCGATGGATCCGAGCCGGTCAGCGCGCTGGACTACGCGCCCGAGCCGGAAGCTGCTGCCGCCCTCGGCGCGACCCTCATCCTGGCGCACGGGGCCGGGGCGCCGCAGACCCATCCGTTCATGACCGCCTTCGGCCGCGGCCTGTCAAGTCGCGGCCTTCGCGTCGTCACCTTCAACTTTCCCTATATGGAGCGGAGGCGGCGCTATCCGGACCCCGGCAGGCGGCTCGAAGCGTGCTACCGGGCCGTAATCGCGGACGTGCGCAAGCGGCAGGCGAACGCCCGGTCCCGCCTCCTCGTCGGGGGCAAGTCAATGGGCGGGCGCATCGCGACACAGGTCGTCGCTCAAGATACGGGCGTCGAAGCCTCACTTGGTGTCGATGGCCTGGTGCTGCTGGGCTATCCGCTGCATCCGCCCGGCCGCCCGGACAAGTTGCGCGACGCGCATCTGCCGTCCATTGCCGCACCCATGTTGTTCGTGCAGGGCAGCCGCGACACGTTCGGCACGCCCGATGAACTTCGTCCCGTGCTCGCCGGCTGCGCCTTGGCCGAGTTGTTCGTCGTCGAAGGCGGGGAGCACTCGTTCAAGGTGCGCGGGAAGAACGCCCCAAGCGAAGCGGAGATTCATTCGACCGTGCAGGACGCCGTCATCGAGTGGTGCGGGCGGCGGCTGCGGTAA